The proteins below are encoded in one region of Hordeum vulgare subsp. vulgare chromosome 3H, MorexV3_pseudomolecules_assembly, whole genome shotgun sequence:
- the LOC123440694 gene encoding probable histone acetyltransferase HAC-like 1, which produces MNRLVGSGIGSADVPPPQHQQMEDVMGLSDPMLLELRNNYRQRIIEYARKAVIARLDARSRTPADWQRRLPELAWRVEKVLFEKHPNKREYYNMTNGPVQTHFEFAVTAALAQIQRQEHGRNQQMSRQRASPTAYAPGGMIPAPGVTQGEAPNEHVNTVLSLGINSSDAHSEVSNSLLAVCAPVNKEVSKEPKFSCPFCFDELVDASSTNCGHIFCLECIKTSIQAQNRCPACWRALTMNSFHRVYLPATMD; this is translated from the exons ATGAATCGGTTAGTCGGCAGTGGCATTGGCAGCGCAGACGTGCCACCGCCGCAGCATCAGCAGATGGAGGATGTGATGGGCCTCAGCGATCCCATGCTACTGGAGCTGCGCAACAATTACCGCCAGAGGAT AATTGAGTATGCAAGAAAGGCGGTAATTGCCAGATTAGATGCACGATCGAGGACACCAGCTGACTGGCAGCGGCGGCTGCCTGAACTTGCTTGGCGGGTCGAGAAAGTCTTGTTTGAGAAACACCCCAATAAG AGGGAGTACTACAACATGACGAATGGACCAGTTCAGACACATTTTGAGTTTGCTGTCACAGCCGCGCTTGCTCAGATTCAGAGGCAAGAACATGGACGAAACCAGCAAATGTCAAGGCAGAGAGCATCTCCCACAGCCTATGCTCCTGGGGGCATGATCCCGGCACCTGGTGTCACGCAAG GGGAAGCCCCCAACGAGCATGTGAACACGGTACTATCTCTGGGAATAAACTCTAGTGATGCTCACTCGGAAGTGTCCAACAGCCTCTTG GCAGTCTGTGCACCTGTTAATAAGGAGGTCTCAAAGGAACCAAAGTTCAGCTGTCCATTCTGCTTCGACGAGCTGGTCGATGCGTCATCGACTAACTGCGGCCACATCTTCTGCCTGGAATGCATCAAGACCTCCATCCAGGCTCAGAATAGGTGCCCTGCCTGCTGGAGGGCACTCACCATGAACAGCTTCCACCGGGTCTACCTCCCTGCTACGATGGACTAA